The Fusobacterium necrophorum subsp. necrophorum genome has a window encoding:
- a CDS encoding Fe-S-containing protein, translating to MLKFYIDIVSFLTIFAFLAGIILAFLKEEKKRFLNILMAVISLLGISLTTAMIVFKQLYPQKMVKISLFYNRLSLSMGMVFMLFSVLFFIFILLRQRKFISVVAVTSGIATYCLAFTILPQVYALTKEFVAFGENSFGTQSLLRLGGYLLGILTVCIMGLAVYKMYFRFQLRYRKFFALFIFLIVSMDFILRGVSALARLRFLKASNPLVFEIMILEDKRNLPIFAMFLCAVCFSVLLFFQNMKVKGSFPNRAMLRKEKARLKNNRSWSLTLFFSSLFVIVSVTFIHSYINKPVELTPAQAYQEEGNKIIIPLSDVEDGHLHRFSYQASGGHDVRFIVVKKPKGGSYGVGLDACDICGVAGYYERNDDVVCKRCDVVMNKSTIGFKGGCNPVPFEYEIVNKKIIIDKAVLEQEKNRFPVGE from the coding sequence ATGCTAAAATTTTACATTGACATCGTAAGTTTTTTAACAATTTTTGCTTTTTTGGCAGGAATCATTTTAGCATTTTTAAAGGAAGAAAAAAAGAGGTTTCTGAATATTCTCATGGCTGTGATTTCTTTGCTGGGAATATCTTTGACAACTGCCATGATTGTTTTTAAGCAGTTATATCCTCAAAAAATGGTAAAAATTTCTTTGTTTTATAACAGATTATCTTTGAGTATGGGAATGGTATTCATGTTATTTTCTGTACTCTTCTTTATTTTCATACTTCTGCGGCAACGAAAATTCATCTCCGTTGTAGCGGTAACCTCCGGTATTGCTACCTATTGTCTGGCATTTACGATTTTACCTCAAGTATATGCTTTGACGAAAGAATTTGTTGCCTTTGGGGAAAATTCATTTGGAACTCAGTCATTGTTGAGACTGGGAGGATATTTGTTGGGGATTTTGACAGTGTGTATCATGGGCTTGGCTGTTTATAAAATGTATTTTCGTTTTCAACTTCGATATCGAAAATTCTTTGCTCTTTTCATTTTTCTGATTGTAAGTATGGATTTTATCTTACGAGGAGTCTCCGCTCTTGCAAGACTTCGTTTTTTAAAAGCAAGTAATCCCCTTGTCTTCGAAATTATGATTTTGGAAGATAAGAGAAATCTTCCTATCTTTGCAATGTTCTTATGTGCCGTTTGCTTCTCTGTTCTCTTATTTTTTCAAAATATGAAAGTAAAGGGAAGTTTTCCAAACAGAGCTATGCTTCGGAAAGAAAAAGCAAGACTGAAAAACAATCGCTCTTGGTCCCTTACTTTATTTTTCAGCTCCCTTTTCGTTATTGTTTCCGTCACTTTTATTCACAGTTACATCAATAAACCTGTGGAATTGACTCCGGCTCAGGCTTATCAGGAAGAGGGCAATAAAATTATTATTCCTCTTAGTGATGTGGAAGACGGGCATTTGCATAGATTTTCCTATCAGGCAAGCGGTGGACACGATGTGAGGTTTATTGTCGTGAAAAAACCGAAAGGCGGTAGTTATGGAGTTGGACTGGATGCCTGTGATATTTGTGGAGTTGCCGGATATTATGAGAGAAATGATGATGTGGTATGCAAACGTTGTGATGTTGTCATGAACAAATCCACAATCGGCTTCAAAGGTGGTTGTAATCCTGTTCCCTTTGAATACGAGATTGTAAATAAAAAAATTATAATTGATAAAGCGGTTTTAGAACAGGAAAAAAATCGCTTTCCGGTGGGTGAGTAA
- a CDS encoding ABC transporter permease, with translation MFWRMVRGTLFRQRNKMLMIAFTVALGVSLATAMMNVMLGVGDKVNKELKTYGANITVMHKDASILDDLYGIHGEDVSEKFLLEEEIPKVKQIFWGFNIVDFAPYLERNIEVTGLPDKVKIYGTWFHHHLLMPTGEELDTGIKNLKNWWEVKGEWLQEEDENVILLGSLLAGKYNYKVGDSLEVKSKNGLKKLRIKGIFNSGGEDDAGIYTNLKTVQDLFGLEGKVSFLEVSALTTPDNDLAKKAAQDPNSLTISEYETWYCTAYVSSISYQLQEVLTDSVAKPNRQVAESEGTILNKTELLMLLICILSSFASALGISNLITASVIERSQEIGLIKAIGGTNMRIILLILTEIVLSGIFGGIFGYAAGIGFTQLIGKTVFSSYIDPAIIVIPIDIALVFAVTILGSIPAIRYLLALKPTEVLHGR, from the coding sequence ATGTTTTGGAGAATGGTAAGAGGAACATTATTTCGACAGAGAAATAAAATGCTCATGATCGCTTTCACAGTGGCATTAGGAGTTTCCTTAGCGACTGCGATGATGAATGTCATGTTGGGGGTTGGAGATAAGGTCAATAAGGAATTGAAAACCTATGGTGCCAATATTACCGTGATGCATAAAGATGCATCCATTTTAGATGACTTATATGGAATTCACGGAGAAGATGTTTCGGAAAAATTTTTATTGGAGGAAGAAATTCCAAAAGTTAAACAGATATTTTGGGGCTTCAACATTGTCGATTTTGCTCCTTATTTAGAAAGAAATATAGAGGTTACGGGGCTCCCGGATAAGGTAAAAATATATGGAACCTGGTTTCATCATCATTTGCTTATGCCGACAGGAGAAGAGTTGGATACCGGGATTAAGAATTTGAAAAACTGGTGGGAAGTGAAAGGAGAATGGTTACAGGAAGAGGATGAGAATGTAATCCTGTTGGGAAGTCTACTTGCCGGAAAATATAATTATAAGGTTGGAGACAGTCTGGAGGTCAAAAGTAAAAACGGACTGAAAAAGCTTCGCATCAAAGGAATTTTTAATTCAGGAGGAGAAGACGATGCCGGCATTTACACGAATTTAAAAACAGTGCAGGATTTGTTTGGACTGGAAGGAAAAGTTAGTTTCTTAGAAGTTTCCGCTCTTACGACACCGGACAATGATTTGGCAAAAAAAGCCGCACAGGATCCGAACAGTTTAACAATTTCCGAATATGAAACATGGTATTGTACTGCCTATGTCAGCTCCATTAGTTATCAATTGCAAGAAGTATTAACGGATAGTGTGGCAAAACCGAATCGACAGGTGGCGGAATCGGAGGGAACCATTTTGAATAAGACGGAACTTTTGATGTTATTGATTTGTATCTTAAGCTCCTTTGCTTCCGCTTTAGGAATTTCCAATTTGATTACCGCTTCCGTTATTGAAAGAAGTCAGGAAATCGGTTTAATCAAAGCGATTGGGGGAACCAATATGAGAATTATTCTTCTTATTTTAACAGAAATTGTGCTATCGGGAATCTTTGGGGGAATTTTCGGCTATGCAGCAGGAATCGGTTTTACACAGCTAATAGGAAAGACCGTTTTTTCTTCTTACATTGACCCTGCCATTATTGTCATTCCCATTGATATTGCTCTTGTATTTGCGGTTACAATTTTGGGAAGTATTCCGGCAATCAGATATTTATTGGCATTGAAACCGACAGAAGTGTTACACGGTAGATAG
- the carB gene encoding carbamoyl-phosphate synthase large subunit codes for MLDKSIKKTLVIGSGPIIIGQAAEFDYSGTQACETLKKEGIEVVLINSNPATIMTDKAIADRIYIEPITFEFVVKVIEKERPDSIIAGMGGQTALNMAVELSEKGILEKYGIKVIGTSIESIKRGEDRELFREAMEKIGEPILKSHVVESLEEGYKIANEIGYPVVVRPAYTLGGTGGGFAHNPQELEEILLKGLSLSRVGQVLIERSILGWKEIEYEVIRDANGNAITVCNMENIDPVGIHTGDSIVVAPSQTLTDREYQMLRRASLKIVEEIGIVGGCNVQFALHPKSFEYAIIEINPRVSRSSALASKATGYPIARVATKLAMGYLLDEVLNEVTGKTYACFEPSLDYIVVKIPKWPFDKFKKADRRLGTKMMATGEVMAIGENFESAFLKGIRSLEIGRYHLEHPAIESLRMEELKKEVVNPSDERIFVVAEMLRRGYIKEKLQKLTGIDKFFMEKIEWIVKQEELLKKMSFADLDEKFLRNLKKKGFSDKGIADLMKISEEDIHDKRIQYGIVPSYKMVDTCAGEFEASSSYYYSTYSQYDEVVVHPKRKMIVIGSGPIRIGQGIEFDYCTVHGVKTLKKLGIESIIINNNPETVSTDFSTGDKLYFEPLVTEDIMNIIDKEKPEGVILQFGGQTAIKLAKDLEKRNVKILGTGAEKIDEAEDREKFEEMMENLDIKRPKGRASWDVEHGIAIAKEVGYPVLVRPSYVLGGQGMEICHDEINLIKYLEASFSRDASSPVLIDKYLNGIELEVDAICDGEDVLIPGVMEHLERAGVHSGDSITIYPQQNLYPGTEEQILEITTKIARALEVKGMMNIQFIAYQNELYVIEVNPRSSRTVPYISKISGLPVIEIATRVMLGEKLKTLEFGTGIYKKPNLVAVKVPVFSTEKLSKVEVSLGPEMRSTGEVLGVGNNVEEAIFKGLLAAKRVHQIKDRNILVTIRDKDKEEFLSIAKDLVRYGSTLYATSGTQKYLSEHGVEAVAVRKISEEAPNLLDLIKNRDVDLLINTPTKANDSQRDGFKIRRSAIEYGVEVLTSLDTMKAIIKMQDRNLKEESLDVFDISKIS; via the coding sequence ATGCTAGATAAATCCATAAAGAAAACCTTAGTCATAGGATCCGGACCTATTATCATCGGACAGGCGGCAGAATTTGACTATTCCGGAACACAAGCCTGCGAAACTTTGAAGAAAGAAGGAATCGAAGTTGTTTTAATCAACTCAAACCCTGCCACGATTATGACAGACAAAGCCATTGCAGATAGAATCTATATTGAACCGATTACTTTTGAATTTGTGGTAAAAGTCATTGAAAAAGAAAGACCGGATTCCATCATTGCGGGAATGGGAGGTCAAACAGCTCTCAACATGGCAGTAGAACTTTCTGAAAAAGGAATCTTAGAAAAATATGGAATTAAAGTCATCGGAACTTCGATTGAATCTATCAAACGAGGAGAAGATAGAGAACTGTTCCGAGAAGCTATGGAAAAAATTGGAGAACCGATTTTAAAGAGTCATGTCGTAGAAAGTTTGGAAGAAGGCTACAAGATTGCAAATGAAATCGGCTATCCTGTTGTGGTAAGACCCGCCTATACTTTAGGGGGAACCGGAGGAGGCTTTGCACACAATCCTCAGGAATTGGAAGAAATTTTATTAAAAGGACTTTCTTTATCGAGAGTCGGACAGGTCTTGATTGAACGCTCTATCTTGGGTTGGAAAGAAATTGAATATGAAGTCATTCGAGATGCGAATGGAAATGCCATTACCGTATGTAATATGGAAAATATTGACCCTGTAGGAATTCACACGGGAGATTCCATCGTTGTGGCTCCCAGCCAAACTTTAACGGATCGGGAATATCAAATGTTACGTCGAGCTTCTTTGAAAATCGTCGAAGAAATCGGAATTGTGGGGGGATGTAATGTCCAATTTGCTCTTCACCCGAAATCTTTTGAGTATGCGATTATCGAAATCAATCCAAGAGTATCCAGATCTTCCGCTTTGGCTTCCAAGGCAACGGGATATCCCATTGCCAGAGTAGCAACAAAATTGGCAATGGGATATTTGTTGGACGAAGTTCTCAATGAAGTAACCGGAAAAACCTATGCTTGTTTTGAACCGAGCTTGGACTATATTGTTGTCAAAATTCCGAAATGGCCTTTCGATAAATTCAAAAAAGCGGATAGAAGACTGGGGACCAAGATGATGGCGACAGGAGAAGTCATGGCAATTGGAGAAAACTTTGAATCCGCTTTCCTAAAGGGGATTCGTTCTTTGGAAATCGGACGATATCATTTGGAACATCCCGCCATCGAAAGTCTTCGTATGGAAGAGTTAAAGAAAGAAGTCGTCAATCCGAGTGATGAAAGAATTTTTGTGGTAGCGGAAATGTTACGTCGTGGATACATCAAAGAAAAATTACAAAAATTGACGGGAATTGATAAATTCTTCATGGAAAAGATAGAATGGATTGTAAAACAGGAAGAATTATTGAAAAAAATGTCTTTTGCGGACTTGGATGAAAAATTCCTACGAAACCTGAAGAAAAAAGGATTTTCGGACAAAGGAATTGCCGATTTGATGAAAATTTCAGAAGAAGACATTCATGATAAAAGAATCCAATATGGTATTGTTCCGAGTTATAAAATGGTGGACACCTGTGCAGGAGAATTTGAAGCAAGTTCTTCTTATTATTACTCCACCTACAGTCAGTATGATGAAGTGGTAGTCCATCCGAAAAGAAAAATGATTGTCATCGGTTCCGGACCTATCCGAATTGGACAGGGAATTGAATTTGACTATTGTACGGTACATGGAGTAAAAACACTGAAAAAGTTAGGAATAGAAAGTATTATCATCAACAACAATCCGGAAACGGTGTCCACGGATTTCTCCACAGGAGATAAATTGTATTTTGAACCTTTGGTAACCGAAGACATTATGAACATTATTGATAAGGAAAAACCAGAGGGAGTCATTCTACAATTTGGAGGACAAACAGCAATTAAATTAGCCAAAGATCTGGAAAAAAGAAATGTTAAAATCCTGGGAACCGGTGCTGAAAAAATTGATGAGGCGGAGGACCGTGAAAAATTTGAAGAAATGATGGAAAATTTGGACATCAAGAGACCGAAAGGAAGGGCTTCTTGGGATGTGGAACATGGAATTGCCATTGCGAAAGAAGTCGGATATCCTGTTTTGGTTCGTCCTTCCTATGTTTTGGGAGGACAAGGGATGGAAATTTGCCACGATGAAATCAATCTGATAAAATATCTGGAAGCTTCTTTTTCTCGAGATGCCTCCAGTCCTGTCTTGATTGATAAATATTTAAATGGAATTGAGTTGGAAGTCGATGCCATTTGTGACGGAGAGGATGTCTTAATTCCCGGAGTTATGGAACACCTGGAAAGAGCAGGCGTTCATTCCGGAGACTCCATTACGATTTATCCGCAACAAAATCTATACCCGGGAACGGAAGAACAAATTTTGGAGATTACCACGAAGATTGCCAGAGCTTTGGAAGTGAAAGGAATGATGAACATTCAATTTATCGCCTATCAAAATGAATTATATGTCATCGAAGTGAACCCGAGATCTTCCAGAACGGTTCCTTACATTTCTAAAATTTCCGGCTTACCGGTCATTGAAATTGCAACTCGGGTAATGTTAGGAGAAAAATTGAAAACTTTGGAATTCGGAACGGGAATTTACAAAAAACCGAACTTAGTTGCTGTCAAAGTTCCTGTATTCTCGACAGAAAAACTATCCAAAGTGGAGGTTTCTCTAGGTCCTGAAATGAGATCCACAGGAGAAGTATTAGGAGTGGGAAATAACGTAGAAGAAGCGATTTTCAAGGGATTGTTGGCAGCCAAAAGAGTTCACCAAATCAAGGACAGAAATATTTTGGTTACCATTCGGGATAAAGATAAAGAGGAGTTTTTATCCATTGCAAAAGATTTAGTCCGATATGGTTCCACATTGTATGCTACCTCAGGAACACAAAAATATTTATCCGAACACGGAGTGGAAGCAGTCGCTGTTCGAAAAATTTCCGAAGAAGCTCCAAACTTATTGGATTTGATTAAAAATCGAGACGTGGATTTACTCATCAATACCCCAACCAAGGCAAATGACTCGCAAAGAGACGGATTTAAAATTCGACGAAGTGCCATTGAATATGGAGTGGAAGTCTTAACCTCTTTGGATACCATGAAAGCAATTATTAAAATGCAAGATAGAAACTTAAAAGAAGAAAGTCTGGATGTATTTGATATCAGCAAAATTTCATAG
- the carA gene encoding glutamine-hydrolyzing carbamoyl-phosphate synthase small subunit — protein MKGKLILENGMVFNGTIFGEIGETVGELVFNTGMTGYQELLTDPSYYGQMVVMTYPMIGNYGINLEDMESDKIHLRALIIKEEAKLPNNFRCEMSLDGFLRQNKVIGFKSVDTRYLTKIIRDCGAMKGIITTKDLTKKEIEAKFSSYQNKDAVEQVSPKEIYEISGKGLRLGFMDFGAKANIIRNFQKRDCHLVVFPWNTKAETMMKYNLDGVFLSNGPGDPADLQTVIAEIKILIAHKMPIIGICLGNQLTAWALGGTTKKMKFGHRGGNHPIKDLDHNRIYITSQNHGYAIDNIPEIARVSHVSVNDGTVEGLKCDSLHIMTVQFHPEAWPGPTDCEYLFDEFLEVVKGAKNAR, from the coding sequence ATGAAAGGAAAGCTGATTCTGGAAAATGGAATGGTTTTTAACGGGACGATATTTGGGGAAATCGGAGAAACCGTTGGAGAATTGGTATTCAATACCGGAATGACGGGGTATCAGGAATTATTGACCGATCCCTCTTATTACGGACAAATGGTAGTCATGACCTATCCGATGATAGGAAATTATGGAATTAACCTGGAAGATATGGAATCGGATAAGATCCATTTACGAGCCTTGATTATCAAAGAAGAGGCGAAACTTCCAAATAATTTCCGTTGTGAAATGAGCTTGGACGGATTTTTACGACAAAACAAGGTCATCGGTTTCAAAAGTGTCGATACTCGATATTTGACAAAAATCATTCGAGATTGCGGAGCGATGAAAGGAATTATCACAACCAAAGACTTAACAAAAAAGGAAATCGAAGCCAAATTTTCTTCCTATCAAAACAAAGATGCCGTGGAACAGGTAAGTCCGAAAGAAATTTATGAGATTTCAGGAAAAGGACTGCGTTTAGGCTTTATGGACTTTGGAGCGAAAGCAAATATTATTCGAAATTTTCAAAAAAGAGACTGTCATCTTGTAGTATTTCCTTGGAACACTAAGGCGGAAACTATGATGAAATACAATTTGGACGGGGTCTTTCTGTCAAATGGTCCCGGAGACCCTGCCGATTTACAAACCGTCATTGCGGAAATTAAGATCCTGATTGCACATAAGATGCCAATCATAGGAATTTGTCTCGGAAATCAGTTGACTGCTTGGGCTTTGGGAGGAACAACCAAAAAAATGAAATTCGGACATCGAGGAGGAAATCATCCTATCAAAGATTTGGATCATAACCGAATCTACATCACTTCCCAGAATCATGGCTATGCAATCGATAATATCCCTGAAATTGCAAGAGTGAGCCATGTGAGTGTGAATGACGGGACCGTAGAAGGATTGAAATGTGATTCCTTACACATTATGACGGTGCAATTTCATCCGGAAGCTTGGCCCGGACCAACAGACTGTGAGTACTTATTTGATGAATTTTTAGAAGTCGTAAAGGGGGCAAAAAATGCTAGATAA
- a CDS encoding DUF4418 family protein: MKKNIFEKLGILLSILLLLIPKWIAPICPGLKEDGTHMGCFYSGNLVMKIAVMIMILCILMIVLSKYKYLRLLGSALVIVLSAFSYLIPHGMTHMHNEMGKPYGFCKMESMACRANHTFEIVGIVAGLIALVMIINIITILLKKEK, encoded by the coding sequence ATGAAAAAAAATATATTTGAAAAATTAGGAATTTTGTTGTCTATTTTATTGCTTCTTATCCCAAAATGGATTGCACCGATTTGTCCCGGACTGAAAGAAGACGGAACGCACATGGGATGTTTCTATAGTGGAAATTTGGTAATGAAAATAGCTGTCATGATTATGATTCTATGTATCCTTATGATTGTCCTATCGAAATATAAGTATCTACGATTGTTGGGAAGTGCTCTTGTCATAGTATTGTCCGCTTTCAGTTATCTGATTCCTCATGGTATGACTCATATGCACAATGAAATGGGAAAACCTTACGGATTTTGTAAAATGGAAAGCATGGCTTGTCGAGCAAATCATACCTTTGAAATTGTAGGAATTGTTGCAGGACTGATTGCCCTTGTCATGATTATCAACATCATAACAATTTTATTGAAGAAGGAAAAGTGA
- a CDS encoding ABC transporter ATP-binding protein, protein MEERKVLLEVKNVSKIYGELHALKDVNLTVKKGEWVAIMGSSGSGKSTMMNIIGCMDKPSVGEVILDGQNITKETQKSLTEIRREKIGLIFQQFHLIPYLTALENVMVAQYYHSIPDEQEALDALEIVGLKERAHHLPSQLSGGEQQRVCIARALINSPEIILADEPTGNLDETNENIVINILKKLHAEGTTIIVVTHDAEVGSAAERKIILDYGKIVDDIYLK, encoded by the coding sequence ATGGAAGAACGAAAAGTATTACTGGAAGTCAAGAATGTTTCTAAAATTTATGGAGAACTGCATGCCTTAAAGGATGTCAATTTAACGGTGAAAAAGGGAGAATGGGTGGCAATTATGGGATCTTCGGGTTCCGGAAAATCCACCATGATGAATATTATCGGTTGTATGGATAAACCGAGTGTCGGAGAAGTCATTCTGGACGGACAAAATATTACGAAAGAAACCCAAAAATCCTTAACGGAAATTCGCCGAGAAAAGATAGGACTTATTTTTCAACAATTCCATTTGATTCCTTATTTGACAGCTTTGGAAAATGTTATGGTAGCTCAATATTATCATAGCATTCCCGACGAACAGGAAGCTTTGGATGCTTTAGAAATTGTGGGCTTGAAAGAAAGAGCTCATCATCTTCCCAGTCAATTGTCCGGAGGGGAGCAACAGAGAGTTTGTATTGCCAGAGCCTTAATTAACAGTCCTGAAATCATCTTGGCGGATGAGCCGACCGGGAATCTGGATGAAACGAATGAGAATATCGTCATCAACATTTTAAAAAAGTTACATGCAGAGGGAACGACCATCATTGTGGTGACACACGATGCGGAAGTGGGGTCAGCGGCGGAACGAAAAATTATTTTGGACTATGGAAAAATTGTGGATGATATTTATTTAAAATAG
- a CDS encoding dicarboxylate/amino acid:cation symporter, with product MKTKKLQLSLTTQIFLALVLAILVGVFLTKTPEIATDYIAPFGKIFLNLIKWIVCPLVFFSIMSGVISLQDIKKIGSIGGKTLFYYLCTTAFAVAIGLFFANSFKGIFPLLATSNLSYEAAASVSFMENIVNIFPKNFIAPFSDANMLQVIVSSLLIGFAIIGVGNSAKRVVDAINLVNDIFVMGMEMILKLSPIGVFCLLCPVVAKNGPAIIGSLAMVLFVAYVCYVVHAVFVYSVSVKAFAAMSPITFFKGMMPAILFAFSSASSVGTLPLSMECTEKLGAKKEISSFILPLGATINMDGTAIYQGVCSVFIASCFGINLTLVQMLTIVLTATLASIGTAGVPGAGMVMLAMVLQSVGLPVEGIAIVAGIDRLFDMGRTTVNITGDAACCMVINAIESRKMKEA from the coding sequence ATGAAAACAAAAAAACTACAACTGTCACTTACAACACAAATTTTTTTAGCCCTTGTACTTGCCATTCTTGTCGGAGTATTTTTGACAAAAACACCCGAAATTGCTACAGACTATATTGCTCCATTTGGAAAAATATTTCTAAATTTAATTAAATGGATTGTCTGTCCACTTGTTTTTTTCTCAATTATGTCGGGAGTGATCTCTTTACAAGATATTAAAAAAATTGGCTCTATTGGTGGAAAAACCTTATTTTATTATCTTTGTACCACTGCTTTTGCAGTAGCCATCGGATTATTTTTTGCAAACTCTTTTAAAGGAATTTTCCCCCTGTTGGCTACCAGCAATCTTTCTTATGAGGCAGCCGCCTCTGTAAGTTTTATGGAAAATATCGTGAATATATTTCCTAAAAACTTTATTGCTCCTTTTTCTGATGCCAACATGCTTCAAGTAATAGTATCTTCTTTGCTTATTGGCTTTGCCATTATTGGAGTTGGAAATAGTGCTAAACGTGTAGTAGATGCGATTAATCTTGTAAATGATATTTTTGTTATGGGAATGGAAATGATATTAAAACTATCTCCCATTGGAGTATTTTGCTTACTTTGTCCTGTTGTGGCGAAGAATGGTCCCGCTATTATCGGCTCTCTTGCCATGGTACTTTTTGTTGCCTACGTTTGTTATGTGGTACATGCTGTTTTTGTGTATTCCGTGTCCGTAAAAGCCTTTGCAGCTATGAGCCCGATTACTTTTTTCAAAGGTATGATGCCCGCGATTCTTTTTGCTTTTTCCTCTGCAAGTTCTGTAGGAACACTTCCATTAAGTATGGAATGTACAGAAAAATTAGGAGCTAAAAAAGAAATTTCCTCTTTTATTTTACCTCTTGGAGCAACAATCAACATGGACGGAACTGCTATTTATCAAGGAGTTTGTTCCGTGTTTATAGCTTCTTGTTTTGGAATTAATTTGACTTTAGTTCAAATGCTCACTATTGTATTAACAGCTACATTGGCATCCATAGGAACTGCGGGAGTTCCGGGGGCAGGAATGGTCATGCTTGCAATGGTACTTCAATCAGTGGGATTGCCTGTAGAAGGAATTGCAATCGTTGCCGGGATTGACCGTCTTTTCGATATGGGACGTACGACTGTGAATATAACAGGAGATGCGGCTTGTTGTATGGTGATAAATGCTATAGAATCCAGAAAAATGAAAGAGGCTTAA
- a CDS encoding ABC transporter permease — MTKRQMYIKLVVNSLIRRKARMIVALLAIAIGATIMSGLVTIYYDIPRQLGKEFRSYGANFVILPSGNEKISEEEFQRLKSKIMLHSVVGVAPYRYETTKINQQPYILTGTDMVEVKNNSPFWYIEGEWTTNEDSSNVMIGKEISKKLNLQIGDTFTVEGPKAGSKVVASKQSDSAEASKKKDLGSNFYAKKLSVKGIITTGGAEESFIFLPITLLGEILEDVIQIDGIECSVEADSQQLNLLAETLENYDKNIIARPVKRVTQSQDIVLGKLQVLVLLVNIVVLVLTMISVSTTMMAVVAERRKEIGLKKALGAYNNEIRKEFLGEGSALGFIGGILGVGLGFLFAQEVSLNVFGRAIEFQWLFAPITVIVSMLITTLACLYPVKKAMEIEPALVLKGE, encoded by the coding sequence ATGACAAAAAGACAAATGTATATCAAGCTTGTAGTGAATTCTCTTATCCGAAGAAAAGCAAGAATGATCGTTGCCTTATTGGCAATTGCAATTGGAGCGACCATTATGTCGGGACTTGTTACCATTTATTACGACATTCCCAGACAACTTGGAAAAGAATTCCGTTCCTATGGAGCAAACTTTGTGATCCTGCCAAGTGGAAATGAAAAAATTTCGGAAGAAGAATTTCAAAGATTGAAATCAAAAATTATGCTACACAGCGTAGTAGGGGTTGCTCCTTATCGTTATGAAACGACAAAAATCAACCAACAGCCCTATATTTTAACAGGAACTGATATGGTCGAAGTCAAGAATAACAGTCCTTTCTGGTATATTGAGGGAGAATGGACAACGAACGAGGATAGCAGCAATGTGATGATTGGAAAAGAAATTTCAAAAAAGTTAAATCTACAAATAGGGGATACTTTTACTGTCGAAGGGCCGAAGGCAGGAAGCAAAGTAGTTGCTTCAAAACAGTCCGATTCGGCGGAAGCAAGTAAGAAAAAAGATTTGGGTTCGAATTTTTATGCAAAAAAACTAAGCGTTAAGGGAATTATTACGACAGGAGGAGCTGAAGAATCCTTCATTTTCTTGCCTATCACTCTTTTGGGAGAAATTTTGGAAGATGTGATTCAAATTGACGGAATTGAATGCTCCGTGGAAGCAGATTCTCAACAATTGAATCTCTTGGCGGAGACTTTGGAAAACTATGATAAAAATATTATCGCCAGACCTGTAAAAAGAGTGACTCAATCCCAAGATATTGTTTTGGGAAAATTACAAGTTTTGGTTTTATTAGTCAATATTGTGGTTTTGGTCTTAACGATGATTTCCGTCAGTACCACAATGATGGCAGTGGTTGCGGAACGAAGAAAAGAAATCGGATTAAAAAAGGCTTTAGGTGCCTATAATAACGAAATTAGAAAAGAATTTTTAGGAGAAGGTTCTGCTTTAGGATTTATTGGAGGGATTTTAGGAGTTGGTTTAGGATTCTTATTTGCTCAGGAAGTAAGTTTAAATGTATTCGGAAGAGCCATTGAATTTCAGTGGCTGTTTGCACCGATTACCGTCATTGTATCCATGTTAATTACGACACTTGCCTGTTTGTATCCTGTAAAAAAAGCAATGGAAATAGAGCCTGCATTGGTGTTGAAAGGGGAATAA
- a CDS encoding FMN-binding protein: MKKKMWMLTLAMLALVIACGKKDFSKMTFQDGSYAGQYVSEDSEHKDSCEVILEIKENKIVSCQATFKDAQGEIKDEHYGENAGEEKFTKAQLAVQGFEKYSDMLLEVQDPEKVDSIAGATVSNKEFKAAVWNALEKAK, from the coding sequence ATGAAGAAAAAAATGTGGATGTTAACATTGGCTATGCTGGCTCTTGTGATTGCCTGCGGAAAAAAAGATTTTTCCAAGATGACATTCCAAGACGGCTCCTATGCAGGTCAATATGTTTCAGAAGATTCGGAACATAAAGACAGCTGTGAAGTCATATTGGAAATAAAGGAGAATAAGATTGTCTCCTGTCAGGCTACCTTCAAAGATGCTCAAGGAGAGATCAAGGATGAACACTATGGAGAAAACGCCGGAGAAGAGAAGTTCACAAAAGCACAATTGGCGGTACAAGGTTTCGAAAAATATTCCGATATGCTTTTGGAGGTGCAAGATCCTGAAAAAGTAGATTCCATTGCAGGAGCTACCGTATCCAATAAAGAATTCAAAGCGGCTGTGTGGAACGCTTTGGAAAAAGCAAAGTAG